Proteins encoded within one genomic window of Brachybacterium sp. P6-10-X1:
- a CDS encoding metal ABC transporter ATP-binding protein yields the protein MSAPVTPAAPVLEVSSLAVTRGGTRVLHDVDLRIERGELVALLGANGSGKSTLLRAVVGVLPIESGTARLFGLPVHRSRAHDRLGYVPQDSMEAGSIPATARETVATGLLGSRSWFPRTRDRRVLRALSDVGLEDLAGRPVTRMSGGQRRRVMIARALVREPEFLVLDEPFSGVDLPTQRLIAELFRELSARGTTIVVVLHETGPLAADIHRVVVLDRGRVVHDGAETDRPHLDPGHDHLEDAAPLDECLGQEIHPA from the coding sequence ATGAGCGCCCCCGTCACCCCCGCCGCCCCCGTCCTCGAGGTCTCCTCCCTCGCCGTGACCCGGGGCGGCACCCGAGTGCTGCACGACGTCGACCTGCGGATCGAGCGCGGCGAGCTGGTCGCCCTGCTCGGGGCCAACGGCTCCGGCAAGTCCACCCTGCTGCGCGCCGTCGTCGGCGTGCTGCCCATCGAGTCGGGGACCGCTCGACTGTTCGGCCTGCCGGTGCACCGCTCCCGCGCCCATGACCGCCTCGGCTACGTCCCCCAGGACTCGATGGAGGCCGGCTCGATCCCCGCCACCGCCCGTGAGACCGTCGCCACCGGACTCCTCGGCTCCCGGTCCTGGTTCCCGCGCACCCGTGATCGGCGCGTGCTGCGGGCGCTGTCCGACGTCGGCCTCGAGGATCTCGCCGGGCGCCCCGTCACCCGCATGTCCGGCGGGCAGCGTCGCCGTGTGATGATCGCCCGCGCCCTGGTGCGCGAGCCGGAGTTCCTGGTGCTGGACGAACCCTTCTCCGGCGTCGACCTGCCCACCCAGCGCCTCATCGCCGAGCTGTTCCGCGAGCTCTCCGCCCGCGGCACCACCATCGTGGTGGTGCTGCACGAGACCGGGCCGCTGGCCGCCGACATCCATCGGGTCGTGGTCCTGGACCGCGGTCGCGTCGTCCACGACGGCGCGGAGACCGACCGTCCTCACCTCGACCCCGGCCACGACCATCTCGAGGACGCGGCGCCGTTGGACGAATGCCTCGGACAGGAGATCCACCCGGCATGA
- a CDS encoding metal ABC transporter permease has translation MISPFDILTSDLMRYPLIIAVLIGLTAPVVGTYLVQKRLSLLGDGLGHVALTGVAVGWLVGAWTAATPADLLAIPGALAASVIGAVAIEYVREVSHTSRDVALAIMFYGGIAGGVVIIQLAGGTSQNLMGYLFGSLSTVTAPDLVIALVLAVVVLGIGIGLSSLLAAVTGDEEFARASGLPVRTVNVLIAVMAALTVTLSMRIVGALMVSALMIVPVAAAQQLVVGFIRTMRTAMAIAVVCALGGLLVTVYVDLPPGGVIVLLSIAVYVLALLARAVLSSRGSDPAGEGGPGPVAEREAARIR, from the coding sequence ATGATCTCCCCCTTCGACATCCTCACCTCCGACCTGATGCGGTACCCGCTGATCATCGCGGTGCTGATCGGACTGACCGCCCCCGTGGTCGGCACCTACCTGGTCCAGAAGCGTCTCTCGCTGCTCGGCGACGGCCTCGGCCACGTGGCCCTCACGGGCGTCGCGGTGGGCTGGCTGGTCGGTGCCTGGACCGCCGCCACCCCGGCCGACCTGCTCGCGATCCCGGGCGCTCTGGCAGCCTCCGTCATCGGCGCGGTCGCGATCGAGTACGTGCGCGAGGTCAGCCACACCAGCCGCGACGTGGCGCTCGCGATCATGTTCTACGGCGGCATCGCCGGCGGCGTGGTGATCATCCAGCTCGCCGGTGGCACCTCCCAGAACCTCATGGGCTATCTCTTCGGCTCGCTCTCCACGGTGACCGCCCCCGATCTGGTGATCGCCCTGGTCCTGGCGGTGGTGGTGCTCGGGATCGGGATCGGTCTGAGCAGCCTGCTGGCCGCCGTCACCGGGGACGAGGAGTTCGCTCGCGCCTCGGGTCTGCCCGTCCGCACGGTCAATGTGCTGATCGCCGTGATGGCGGCGCTGACGGTGACCCTCTCGATGCGGATCGTGGGCGCGCTCATGGTCTCGGCGCTGATGATCGTGCCGGTCGCCGCCGCCCAGCAGCTCGTGGTCGGTTTCATCCGCACCATGCGCACGGCGATGGCGATCGCCGTGGTCTGCGCGCTCGGCGGACTGCTGGTCACCGTCTACGTGGACCTGCCTCCCGGTGGCGTGATCGTGCTGCTGTCGATCGCCGTGTACGTCCTGGCGCTGCTGGCCCGAGCGGTGCTGTCGAGCCGCGGCTCGGACCCGGCGGGCGAGGGCGGGCCCGGTCCCGTCGCGGAACGGGAGGCGGCGCGCATCCGCTGA